Part of the Lichenicola cladoniae genome is shown below.
GATCCGCTGTCGGTCGGTGCGCTGGTGACGGCGCACAAGATCGACCTGCTGCACGTAGCCGCCGACCTGTTCGACGAGCTGGACGATCATGCGAGCGCGCTGCACGAGGTGAGCTGCCTGTCCAAGCGCGAGGGCCGGTTGATCGGGCATGCGAAGGATCCGATCTCCGCCCGGCTGGCGCTCGATGCGGTTGTCCCGAAAGGACATTGGGGGCGACGCGGCGCGGCAGGCGGGGACGCGTTCCTGATCGGCGCCGGCGGCGCAGCGACCGCGATCACCTGGAACCTGATGCACCCGCCCGCAGGCGAGATGTCGCCGGGCCGGATCGTCGTGTCGGACGTGAGCGAGGCTCGTCTCGATGGCTTGCGACGCTTCCATGCCGGTCTCGGCAGCAAGGTGCGGGTCGACTACGTTCTGTCCGGTTCCACTGCCGACAATGACGGGATCCTGCGCAGCCTGTCGGACCGGTCGCTGGTGGTGAATGCGACCGGCCTGGGCAAGGACCGCCCCGGATCGCCACTTGGACAGCAGGCGCGCTTCCCGGCGGGCGGCATCGTCTGGGAGCTCAATTATCGCGGCGACCTGCTGTTCCTGGACCGGGCGGAACAGCAGGCGGCGGAGTTCGGCCTGACGATCTTCGACGGCTGGAACTACTTCCTGCACGGATGGACCCAGGTGATCGCCGAAGTCTTCGCGATCGAAATACCAACCTCGGGGCCGAAGTTCGAGGCACTGTCCGCGCTGGCCGGCGGCGCGCCCCGCCAGGCGGGAATAGGCGCGTGAACCGCATCCTGATCACGCCGCGCTCACTGACCCGCAACCCGGATCCGGCCCTCCAGGCGCTGGTGCTGAACGGCTATCGACTGGTGTTCAGCCGTGCCGGCGAAACCCCGGACGAGGCGACGCTGCTGGACCTGCTGCCGGGCTGCGTCGGCTGGCTGGCCGGGGTGGAACCGGTCAGCCCCCTGGTCCTGGAATCGGCACACGACCTGCGGGTGATCAGCCGTAACGGGAGCGGCTCCGACAACCTGCCGCTCGAGGTGGCGGAGCGCCTCGGCATCCAGGTGCTGCGGGCTGCCGGCGCCAACGCACGCGGCGTCGCCGAGCTGGCGATCGGGCTGATGCTGGCTTCGCTGCGGCATGTTCCCGAGCAGAGTGCCGCCCTCAAGGCCGGAAACTGGCAGCGGCGGCCGGGACTGGAGATCGAGGGCCGCACACTCGGCCTGATCGGCTGCGGTGCGGTCGGCCGGCTGGTCGCACGGTTCGCGCTGGCGCTCGATGCTCGGGTACGGGTGTTCGATCCCTATCCGGATGCAGGCTTCATGCCCGAGGGCGACTTTGCCTGGGCACCGCTGGAGCAGGTGCTCGAGGAGGCGGACCTGCTGTCGCTGCATTGTCCGATGCCCCTGAACGGGCTTGCGCTGCTCGACCGGCCGGTCATCGGCCGCATGCGCCAGGGCTGCCATGTGGTGAATACCGCCAGGGCGGCACTGGTCGACGAGGAGGCGATGCTGCAGGCACTCGAGAGCGGGCACGTGCGCGTCTATGCGACCGACGTGTTCGCGGTCGAGCCGCCGGCGCCATCGCGCCTGCTGGCCCATTCCAGGGTGATCGCCACGCCGCATATCGGCGGCCTGACTGCCGAGAGCATCCGTCGTGCCACGGTCGGCGCGGTCGAGAACCTGCAGGCGGCGCTGCGAAACCAGCCGGCGCGGCGATGACCGTCACCCGGCTTCTGCTGCCGGATCGTCTTGCGGACTGGCTGGCCGGGCCGATCGACGGCTTGGCACTGGCCTGGCTCGGGCAGGCCGGGTTCGTGCTGCGGCTCGGCACGACGGTCGTGCTGGTCGACCCGTATCTGTCCGACCATCTCGCAATAAAGTATTCCGGCACCCGGTTTCCGCATGCGCGCATGATGCCGGCGCCGATCGCCCCGGACGGGTTTCCGCGCGTCGATCTGGTCGTGTGCACCCACCGTCACAGCGACCACATGGATCCCGGCACGCTGCCGGTGTTGGCGACCAGCCATCCCGAGTGCCGGTTCGTGGTGCCGGCATCGGAGCAGGCACATGCGGAACGGCTTGGCCTGCCGCCATCGCGGACGATCCTGGCTGAAGCCGGACAGAGTCTGCGGCCGCTGCCCGGGATCGACCTGACCTTGCATCCGGTGCCGGCGGCGCATGAGCAGCTGGAGCGGGACGAGCAGGGCCGGTATCGTTTCCTCGGCTACTGCATCGAGGCGGACCGCCGGCGCCTCTATCACAGCGGCGACTGCATTCCCTACGAGGGGCTCGTGGAGACGTTGCGTACCCTCGCGCCCGACCTGGCGCTGCTGCCGGTGAACGGACGCGATGCGGAGCGTGCAGCGGCCGGCGTGCCGGGCAATTTCACGCTCGACGAGGCAGTGGCTCTCTGCGGCCATGCGAACATCTCGACGTTGATCCCACATCATTTCGGGATGTTCGCCTTCAATACCGCCGATCCGGAATCGATCGATGCCATGGCCGTGCGTCAGGCCGAGCTTGGGCTGCAGCCTGGACTTCTGCGGCCCGACGCGCGACATGCCTTCCTGCTCGGCCGGGAAAAGCCCGAAATCCGTCCGGTGCAGCAGCAGGAGCACGATGTCGATCGGGGATGACAGGGCTGCGGGCAGTTCGGACCGGACCGCGTCGTCCGGCCGGAACGTGCTCGAACTGATACTGGTCCGGCTGCCGGATCTTCGGAAATCCGATCGCCGGGTCGCCGAGCATGTCCTGTCCGATCCGCAGGCGGCTCTCGTCGCGACCGTTGCCGAGACCGCCCGCAAGGCCGGGGTCAGCGAGCCGACGGTGATGCGCTTCTGTGCGGCGCTGGGTTTCGACGGGTTCCAGGATTTCAAGCTCAAGCTGGCGCACAGCGTGGCGCTTGGCGTGCCGGCCACGCAATCTGTGCTGGACAGCACCGACACGCCGCAGAAGCTGACCGACAAGGTGTTCGACTACACCATGACCAGCCTGGACTGGGCCCGCAGCCAGCTCGATCACGAGGCGGTGGCGCAAGCGATCGAGATCCTGACTGCGGCAAAACGGATCGAGTTCTTCGGTTTCGGCGCATCCTGGATCGTGGCTGCGGACGCGCAGCAGAAATTCCCGCTGTTCGGCGTGCCGTGTGCCGTGCACTCGGACTCGCACCAACAATTCATCGCGGCGTCGATGATGCGGCCGGGCGATGTCGCGGTAGCCATCTCCAATACCGGCCAGACCACCAGCCTGCTCGACGTCATCCGCGTCGCACGCGACGTGGGAGCGACGGTGATCGGCATCTCCGGGCGGACCGGCGGCCGGATGAACCGGCTTTGCAACCTGTTGCTGGTGATCGAGACACTCGAGAACACCGACGTCTACACCCCGACCATTTCCCGGCTGGCCGCACTCGTCCTTGTCGACATCCTGGCCGTGGGTGTCGCCATGCGACGGGGTGGCGAGCATCAGCAGCGTATCGCCGGCATGAAGAAACGGCTCAGCGCGATGCGATCGCGCGGGTTCGCGTTGGACGATGACGATGATTAGGCCGGGATGAAGCGGGCTTGAGTGAACTATAGCTGAGCTGGCTCGACGGCTGGAGGCGCAGCGCATGGGCTGCATTAGTCTGAGCCATCGATCCCCGGCAAACTAGCGCGAGAGACGTTTGCAGCCACGTTCATGCTGGCGGTTGCAGCAGCCTTAGAGCTTGAAGGAGTGCACTTGGAGGTATGGTGACGGGTGCTGCTTTGAGTGCGGTATGCAGGTCCAGGCCTTGCTGGCAGTACGCATAAGTTCAGACCGATCATCAGGCACTGTTTAATGGTGCCCACGAGCTCGCTTCCGGAGTTGCTATCGACGCCGAGCCAGAACGGCGCCACCTGCAAGCCCGAGCGCCATTGCTGCATAGACGGCGGCCATGCCTCGCTCGGAAAGTACGAACTCCCATCCGGGCGTGAAACGCTTCGGCGTCGCGATGTAGTCGGCCGCCGCCGCAACGATCGACATGACCATTGCGTCCTGAACCGCGGGCAGGACCGCGACGGGACGCCGATGCATGATCCAGCGCTCGAACAGGACCGCCCAGAACAAGGTTGCCGCGGTGTGGGTCGCAAACCCGACCCCGGTATGGACGAGATCCGCTCGTTTGACCGACGCGGCCCGTTCGCCGTTCAGCCAGTGGCTCGTCGCGTTGACCGGCTGAAGGGCACCTTTGCCCTCAAGCCGCGCCACCACAGCAAGCGCGATGCTCGAAGTGGCACTTGCCAGCGTGCCTGACACGAAAGCACGTCGCAGTATCCCAGGCCAGTTGGACATCGTCTTCTCCGTAAGCAAGGATTTAGCGAACGGTGCGGCAGGGTGCCTGTTCCCCGACAGAGCGCCTGAACCCCTGAACGCTGGAGTGGATCGCCGCTTTCCGCTATTCCCCGGCCTGATCCGGAGCGCAGCCCATGACCCAACCGCTCTTCGAGCGCCTCACCGTGATCGGGCTCGGGCTGATCGGCAGCTCGCTCGCCCGGCGTGCGATGCAGGACGGCAGCATCGCCCGCGAGGTGGTGGCCTACGATGCCAGCCCGACGGTCCGCACGCGCGTCGCGGAGCTCGGCATCGTTCATCGCGTGGCCGATACCGGGCAGGAAGCGGTGCAGGACGCCGATTGCGTCGTGCTGTGCGTGCCGGTCGGCGCGATGGCTCCTTCCGCGGCTGCCATCATTCCATACATGCGGACCGGCGCGATCCTGACCGATGTGGGCTCGACCAAGCAGTCGGTCATTCGCGAGATCCAGCCTTTCTTGCGGCCGGACCTGCATTTCGTGCCGGCGCATCCGATCGCCGGGACGGAATATTCTGGACCGGATGCCGGGTTCTCGACCTTGTTCGAGGGCCGCTGGACCCTGATCACCCCGATCGAGGGCGGTGATCCTGAACCGGTCGCGAAGGTCGCGGCGCTATGGCAGCTTTGCGGGGCGATGACCCGGGAGATGGATGCGGCGCATCATGATCGCGCGCTGGCGATCGTCAGCCATCTGCCGCATCTGCTGGCCTTCACGATCTGTGGTACCGCCGACGATCTGGAGGGCGAGAGCCGGAACGAAGTGCTGCAGTTCGCCGCCTCCGGCTTCCGTGACTTCACCCGGATCGCGGCGTCCGATCCGACCATGTGGCGCGACGTGTTCCTCAACAACCGGGAGGCGCTGCTCGAGATGCTGGCGCGCTTCACCGAGGATGCTCAGGCAATGGCGCGCGCGATCCGCTGGGGCGACGAGGAGTTCATCGTCGATCGGATCGAGCGCGGCCGGCGTATTCGACGCAGCCTCATCGAGATCAAACAGGCCTGATCAGAACGCGATGAACATCCAGGCGAGAATGGAGAACGGCACCAGCGCCATGCCGAAGCGCATCGCGGCGTCGGCGCCCTGGACCAGATGCGTGCTCGGGATCGGGTTCGATGCGCGGGCGGACGGAGCCGTCCAGTGGATCGAGCGGGCTGGCTGCGCGGCGCGGAAGCTGTAGGAAGCCGAACGGCCTGCAGTCGCTGTCATGGTTGCCATGGTGTGTTCCCTTCTGGTGCCGGCCTTGATCGGCCTGAACCAGCTATTGCAGGGGGTGTGCCACACCTCGAAAACCTTTAACTCGTTGATATATATCGGATTACCCAGAGCTGATCAACAATGGTAAATCAGAAGCCGGCAATTCTCCGCGAACAATGCTGATCCTTGAAAGAAAGTGGTGTAATTGCCCGATTTAATTTATCTCTGGCCGGACAGCACTTCGATCTGATCCCACACCATGGCGATTTTCGGCAGGCTCCGGCCGCCGACTTGCGTTGTCGAGCGCATGGCAGCGCGGCCGCCCAGGTGCTCGTAGAACCAGCGGCTCGGGTTATCCGCCAGCACCCAGAGGAACATCGACCGGCAGGAGAGCCCGGCGAGATGGCGGGCCGCCGCAAGCAGGAGCGAGCGGCCGATCCCCTGATCGCGCCAGTCATCGAGAACGTAGAGGGTTTCCACCTCGCCGTCGGCCAGACCGACGTTGCCGGCCCCGGTCGGCGATGCCGAGCTGAATCCGACGATGCTTGGTTCTCCCCTGGCGGACGCCCCCAGTACGCGGGCGACCAGCACCCCCGGATCACGATGGATCATGCGCTGGTAATGAAAACCGAGGCTCTGGGCAGAAAGCCCGGTCAGGGTGTGATCCGGCAGCACCCCGGGATACGCCGTGCGCCAGACCGCCACATGCACCGCGGCGATCCCGGCCGCTTCGTCGAGCCGTGCGTGCCCGATCGTCACGTCGGGCAGGTTCTGGTCATCGGTATTCACTGCAAGGACATGGGATGCGGCTTGGAGCCTTGCCAGGGCATTTCCTTGCATCCGAAACACCGGCGTGATTGCCTGAGACCATACGCGGAACAGGAGAATCCTATGCAGTGGAAAACCCCGACGATCGTCGAAATCGTCCTCGGCGCGGAAATCAACAGCTACGTCTGCGGCGAGGCCGACTGAACTGGTGCCGCCTGCCAGACAGGCGGCGCCAGCTCTCCCAGTGCCGGCCGTCTCATGATCGAGGCGATTGTGCTGGGTGCCGGAGCCGGCGGTGGCTTCCCGCAATGGAACTCCAATGCGCCTGGCTGCGTCCGGGCACGCGCCCGTGACCCGGCCGCCGCCGCCTGCACACAGGCTTCGATCGCGATCACCGCCGATCGCCTGCGCTGGTTCATACTCAATGCGTCGCCCGACCTGCGCATCCAGATCGAGCGCACGCCGGCACTTCATCCAGTCGGCGGACTGCGCTCGACCCCGATCGCCGGCGTCATCCTGACCGGCGGCGAGGTCGATACCATCACCGGCCTGCTGTGCCTGCGCGAGGGCCAGCCGTTCCGGTTGCTGGCAACGGCCGAGGTGCTGTCCCGCCTCGACCAGAATCCGATTTTCGAGGTGTTATCGCGCGCCCTGGTGCCGCGGATCGCGCTGACGCCCGGCCATAAGCTCATGCTGATGGCGCCGCAGGATGGGCGATCGGGTCTCTGGGTGACCGGCTTTCCGGTGCCGGGCAAGGTGCCGCTCTATGCCGAGGCCGGGTCCGCGCGTCCGGCTGATGCATTGGTGGACGGAGAGACCTTCGGGCTCGAGATCAGCGACGGGGTGCGCCGGCTGGTATTCGTGCCGGGTTGCGCGGTGATGACGCCGGACCTCCGCTTGCGTCTCGACGGCGCCGACTGCGTGTTCTTCGACGCGACGCTGTGGCAGGACGACGAGATGATCCAGGCCGGGCTCGGGGTGAAAACCGGACGGCGCATGGGCCATATGTCCATCAGCGGAGCTGGCGGCGTGTTCGACAGTTTCCGCGGCCTGGCGATCGAGCGGAAGATCCTGATCCATATGAACAACTCGAATCCGGTGCTGCTGTCCGACTCTGCTGAGCGCCGGTCCGCCCACGACCACGGTTGGGATGTGGCGCATGACGGCATGGTCGTCAGTCTGTGACTCCCGCGATGTCGCCGGACCAGCTCGAGGCGGCACTTCGACAGATCGGCGCCGAGCGCTACCACAACCTGCATCCGTTCCACCGCGCCCTGCATGACGGACGGCTCGACCGGATCCAGGTTCAGGCCTGGGCGCTGAACCGCTACTATTACCAGAGTCGAATCCCGGCGAAGGACGCCACCCTGCTGGCGCGGCTGCCGACCCCGGAGCTGCGCCGCGAATGGCGGTTGCGGCTGATCGACCACGATGGCGATGCGCCGGGAACCGGTGGCGTAACCCGCTGGCTGGCGCTGACCGACGGGCTCGGCCTCGACCGCGACCTGGTGGTGTCGCTGGATGCGCTGTTGCCGGCGACACGTTTCGCGGTTGATGCCTACGTGTCGTTCGTGCGCGAGCGGTCGATCCTGGAAGCCATTGCCTCGTCGCTGACCGAGCTGTTCTCGTCCAGCATCATCAGCGAGCGCGTGGCCGGCATGTTGCGCCACTATGACTTCGTGAGCCCCGAGACCCTGTCCTATTTCACCCCGCGCCTGCTCCAGGCACCGCGGGATTCGGATTTCGCCCTGGCCTATGTCCGCGAGCATGCCCGCACGTCCGAGCAGCAGGCGGCGGTGCTGGACGCGTTGAGGTTCAAGTGCTCGGTGCTGTGGTCGATGCTGGATGCGCTCGAACATGCCTACGTCACGCCCGGCCATGTTCCCCCCGGCGCATTCCGGCCGACGTGAAGCGATGAACGAGACCAGCATCCCGGTGTTCGTGCGCGGCACGCGCTTCCAGCAGGACAAGGTGCGTGACCAGTGGGTGGTACTGGCGCCGGAGAAGGCTTTCCTGCCCGACCCGATCGCCGTCGAGATCCTGAAGCTGGTGGATGGCAGCCGCAGCATCGGCGACATCATCGACACGCTGACGGCACGGTTCGAGGCACCGCGCGCGACCATCGCCACCGACGTGATCGACCTGGCGATCGATCTGGCGCGCCGGCGGTTGCTGAAGGCATGAACGCGTTCGCTGGCACGCCGCCGGCGCCTATGAGCCTGCTGGCGGAGCTCACCCATCGCTGCCCGCTGCAGTGCCCGTACTGTTCCAATCCGGTGGCACTCGATCGACGCGAGACCGAGCTGGAGACGTCGGAGTGGCTGCGCGTCCTGGATGAGGCAGCGGCGCTCGGGGTGCTGCAGGTGCATTTCTCCGGCGGCGAGCCGATGGCGCGCGCCGACCTTGCCGAGCTGGTGAGGCATGCCGCGGGGCTCGGGCTCTACACGAACCTGATCACTTCCGGCGTCATGATGGATGCGGTCTCGCTGGCGGCGCTGGTGGCGGCAGGCCTAGACCACGTGCAGCTCTCGTTCCAGGATGTCGATCCGGCCGGTGCGGAGCGTATCGGCGGATTGCGCGGCGGCCAGGCGCGCAAGCTCGAGGCAGCCCGGCTGATGGCGGCGGACGGGATACCGCTCACCATCAATTTCGTCATCCACCGGCAGAACTGTGACCGGGTGACGGACATGATCGCGCTTGCCCACAAGCTCGGAGCCGCCCGGGTGGAGATCGCGCATGTGCAGTATCATGGCTGGGCGCAGGTCAATCGCGACGCATTGCTGCCGAATCGCGACCAGCTCGATGCCGCGACGCTGGCGGTGCAGCAGGCCCGGACGCTGTATGGCGATGCGCTGGCGATCGACTACGTGACCCCCGATTATCATGGCACGCGGCCGAAGCCCTGCATGGGCGGATGGGGGCAGCGCTTCCTCAACGTCACGCCGGCCGGAGAGGTGCTGCCGTGCCATGCGGCGCAGAGCATTCCCGGCATGGTGTTCCCGTCGGTCCGGCACGCAGGCCTGCGGGCGATCTGGGAGAGCGCGCCCGCCTTCCAGCGCTTCAGGGGCACAGACTGGATGTCTGAAACCTGCCGGTCCTGCGCCCTGAAGGAGGTTGATTGGGGCGGCTGCCGCTGCCAGGCCATGGCCCTGACCGGCGATCCATCGGCGACCGATCCGGTGTGCAGCCGGTCACCTGCACGCGAGGTGGTCGATCGTATCCTGGCCGGTGTCCCGGATCAGGCGCCCGAACTCGCGTATCGACGGTTCCTCAGCTGAGAAGCCGGTACCTGGCACGCGCAGGGTAGCGTATCGGCTCGCCGCCCCGGCAGCCTCATCGACCATTGCTCAGATAATGCTGATCCAGTGCCGGTCCTCGTCCGTCAACCGCAGCTCCTCCTCGATTTCCGCATCGAGCCGGAAGATCAGCAGGGCGAACAACCCACCCAGCATCGCGACACCGCCGGTGATTGCGGCAACCATCCAGAACGACATCGTGCTTCCTCCGGTACAGAAGCGCCAAGGTAGGGGGAGATGTCCGGAACCGCTCGATCCATCGAGGCTCGTTGTGTTGCGAAGTGCCGCAACGACGTTACCGATCGATAGATCCGGCGATCAGGGGCCTCAGTAGCCAGCCGGGCCACCGAGCGAGGCAGCGCCGCCTGTCGAGCCTGAGAACCCGTTGATGCCGCCGGCTGGTGCGTTATCGCGGAAACCGGGCTCGTTGCCCTGCCCGCCGTCGCCATGCCGGCCACCATTGCCACGCAAGGCCTGATCGGATGATGCCGGAGCCGAACCACGGCTGGCGGGGGCCAGATCGAACGGGCTGCTCGGATGCGGCGGCGCCGGGGAGCAGGCCGCGACGAACCCGAGCGTGCAGAGCCCGAACAGGCTGCGGGCAATCGTTTTCGAGCTCATAGTTCGACTCCAGGACGCTGCGCCGGCCGCTTATTTCCAGCACTTGTGCTGCAGGTAGATAGCCGGATCAATGCCACCGATCAGCAGCGCATTCGGGCCGAACGTGTCGCCGCTCAAATCATCCCGGACGCCATTCACGCTGAAGGTGGCGCCGGGACGTCCGGTAAAGACCTGATCGGCGATTCGGGCGAAGTCGTCGCAGGCAGCGACCACGCCATCGGGCTTCACACCGAGGACCGCAGGCTTGACCGCTGCTATGGGTGACCCTGTCCGCGCCACCAGGGCGAGTGTGAACAGACCCGTTTGAAACCAGCTCATATATTCCTCTGCGCGATCCAGGTCGCGCGATGCGGCATAGCGAATGGTGCCTCCGCTGGAGGCCGTCATGAGCAGTCAACGATCGGGCTGTGGCACCAATTTGCAGTTTTGGACACGAAATGTATCTCGTGCCGAAAGCCGGTATCCGCTCGCCCCATCATACGCCGCTGCCGGCCCAAAGGGGTTAATAATCGTTCAGCTGATCTCCGGAGCAACCTGCCCGGCGTGCCGTCGTTCATGCTGGGCAACGCCGCGGCGAGCTCCAATGCCGGGCTTGAACGAGACGTCGAGGCGTATTCCGGATCGGGCTGTAGCCGAAACCTAAATCGGCTAACATCGAGATGGGATTGAACCATAGGAGAGCCGGATGAACAGGATAATGATCGCAGTCTTATTGCTGGGATCTACGCTGGCGATGTCGGGGTGCGACGTCACGGGTCACGCGAAGCCGATGGGCGCCAGTGCCGCTCAACCGGGGGTCCAACTCGGCTCGCCGGGTAACGGCGCTCCCTGACCCCGTTGCAGGTCGTCTGTCGTATCAGATGAGACAAGGCGGGTCGGCGTTGCTGCGGAGGTTCGTCCAGGCTGGGATCCTCCTCCGTCGCAGGCTGCCTGGGTGGTCCGGCTCGTGCGGGCGGCCGTCTCCGCGTCTTTGATCATCCATCGATGCCGCATCGTCCGACCATTGAATCGGACGGTTGGCAACTCTTCATCCTTCGTTCAATCTCTGCAGTAGCATCAGCGCTTCGTAGATAAGTGGCGACTGGTTCGCGTGTCGGCGCACTCCTGACGTCGCCAGAGTCTATCTGAGCGCGATGCATGAAGCGTCCGCAGAACCGGCGCCTGGAACCTCAATCGTGAAGGCAATGAACGACGAGGTAATTGATCTTGTCTGCTACAGCAATAAAATCGGTCGGGCGCAGGGCAAGCGCACCCTCGAACGGATAATCGAGAAGCCGCGCAATCACCAGAATGCTGACAATGCTTCCGACGAAGCAGGCCGACAGGGCTATGGACATACCCTTGTGCTCGATCGCCGAAAACGCGACGAACAGGCTCAGGATGCAGGTAATTCCGATGAGAACATCCCACAAGGGAACTGGAATACCGTTCGTTGCCTGAAAGATACGTGTTTCCCGTTCCTCGTGAGCCTTGGACAGAAGCGACAGCATCTCGCTTTTCTTGCCGTCGTCCTGGGCGGAGCCGAGCGTCAGGTTCGCAGCTTCCGTGACCAGTGCCGTCAAGCGATCGTCGGTCGTATGGCTCTCCCTGCGCTGCTCGGCCATGACAGGCCATTCATGATCTATGACCGACTTCAGATAGGAGCGCTCGGATTCCAGGATTGTCCTGGCCTGCTCGTGCGGCAGCGTCGCGGCGATCATGGCGGCCCCGTGCATGGCACCGACTTCGAGGTCGATCGCCTGGGCCGCCGCATTGTATTCGTCCCATGCCTCGCTGAACACGAAAGCGAGCAGCACCGCGAACACGACGCCGAGCTGCAGGAAAACGACGGAACCGACATCGTGATGACGGCGGCGAAAAGCGGCAGGAACGTGGCGCTGGATTAGAACAGTGATGATCACGCTCAGGATGGTGGCGACCATGATGACGGCAACGGAAGACGTGTAGCTCATCGATGACCGATCATCCTGGGTGCGATCCGAGGCTATAGTTGAACGTTCGACATCGTTAAGGATTGTCTTGTCGGCAGTCTATCAAGCGAACCGACGAATGGGATCCGGAAAGGCAATATCTTTCTTCAGACTGCCGGTATATTGGCCAAAGCGTGAAACATCTAGACGATATTAGACTTTGTATCGAGTAAATAACGATAGAGGTCAAAAGGAGACTATCGCCGGGCAGTGCTCTTCGCGCATTGATGCCTCCGTTTAACGGATCAGAGATCGATGACGAATATGGCCGGCCTTTCCCCTCAGTCGCAGAGGCTGCACGGCCTCGACGCGATGCGGCTGCTGCTGATGCTGCTCGGGATCCCCTACCATGCCGCGCTGATCTA
Proteins encoded:
- a CDS encoding shikimate dehydrogenase family protein — encoded protein: MTGFGAATLPTLYFIGVTTGQSSIMTIFPRWAEALGLMPCAIRGIDLPLHAEPEAYREVVSFIKNDPLSVGALVTAHKIDLLHVAADLFDELDDHASALHEVSCLSKREGRLIGHAKDPISARLALDAVVPKGHWGRRGAAGGDAFLIGAGGAATAITWNLMHPPAGEMSPGRIVVSDVSEARLDGLRRFHAGLGSKVRVDYVLSGSTADNDGILRSLSDRSLVVNATGLGKDRPGSPLGQQARFPAGGIVWELNYRGDLLFLDRAEQQAAEFGLTIFDGWNYFLHGWTQVIAEVFAIEIPTSGPKFEALSALAGGAPRQAGIGA
- a CDS encoding phosphoglycerate dehydrogenase, which codes for MNRILITPRSLTRNPDPALQALVLNGYRLVFSRAGETPDEATLLDLLPGCVGWLAGVEPVSPLVLESAHDLRVISRNGSGSDNLPLEVAERLGIQVLRAAGANARGVAELAIGLMLASLRHVPEQSAALKAGNWQRRPGLEIEGRTLGLIGCGAVGRLVARFALALDARVRVFDPYPDAGFMPEGDFAWAPLEQVLEEADLLSLHCPMPLNGLALLDRPVIGRMRQGCHVVNTARAALVDEEAMLQALESGHVRVYATDVFAVEPPAPSRLLAHSRVIATPHIGGLTAESIRRATVGAVENLQAALRNQPARR
- a CDS encoding MBL fold metallo-hydrolase encodes the protein MTVTRLLLPDRLADWLAGPIDGLALAWLGQAGFVLRLGTTVVLVDPYLSDHLAIKYSGTRFPHARMMPAPIAPDGFPRVDLVVCTHRHSDHMDPGTLPVLATSHPECRFVVPASEQAHAERLGLPPSRTILAEAGQSLRPLPGIDLTLHPVPAAHEQLERDEQGRYRFLGYCIEADRRRLYHSGDCIPYEGLVETLRTLAPDLALLPVNGRDAERAAAGVPGNFTLDEAVALCGHANISTLIPHHFGMFAFNTADPESIDAMAVRQAELGLQPGLLRPDARHAFLLGREKPEIRPVQQQEHDVDRG
- a CDS encoding SIS domain-containing protein, yielding MSIGDDRAAGSSDRTASSGRNVLELILVRLPDLRKSDRRVAEHVLSDPQAALVATVAETARKAGVSEPTVMRFCAALGFDGFQDFKLKLAHSVALGVPATQSVLDSTDTPQKLTDKVFDYTMTSLDWARSQLDHEAVAQAIEILTAAKRIEFFGFGASWIVAADAQQKFPLFGVPCAVHSDSHQQFIAASMMRPGDVAVAISNTGQTTSLLDVIRVARDVGATVIGISGRTGGRMNRLCNLLLVIETLENTDVYTPTISRLAALVLVDILAVGVAMRRGGEHQQRIAGMKKRLSAMRSRGFALDDDDD
- a CDS encoding prephenate/arogenate dehydrogenase family protein, whose product is MTQPLFERLTVIGLGLIGSSLARRAMQDGSIAREVVAYDASPTVRTRVAELGIVHRVADTGQEAVQDADCVVLCVPVGAMAPSAAAIIPYMRTGAILTDVGSTKQSVIREIQPFLRPDLHFVPAHPIAGTEYSGPDAGFSTLFEGRWTLITPIEGGDPEPVAKVAALWQLCGAMTREMDAAHHDRALAIVSHLPHLLAFTICGTADDLEGESRNEVLQFAASGFRDFTRIAASDPTMWRDVFLNNREALLEMLARFTEDAQAMARAIRWGDEEFIVDRIERGRRIRRSLIEIKQA
- a CDS encoding GNAT family N-acetyltransferase, whose product is MTIGHARLDEAAGIAAVHVAVWRTAYPGVLPDHTLTGLSAQSLGFHYQRMIHRDPGVLVARVLGASARGEPSIVGFSSASPTGAGNVGLADGEVETLYVLDDWRDQGIGRSLLLAAARHLAGLSCRSMFLWVLADNPSRWFYEHLGGRAAMRSTTQVGGRSLPKIAMVWDQIEVLSGQR
- the pqqA gene encoding pyrroloquinoline quinone precursor peptide PqqA; this translates as MPDRHVGQVLVIGIHCKDMGCGLEPCQGISLHPKHRRDCLRPYAEQENPMQWKTPTIVEIVLGAEINSYVCGEAD
- the pqqB gene encoding pyrroloquinoline quinone biosynthesis protein PqqB — translated: MIEAIVLGAGAGGGFPQWNSNAPGCVRARARDPAAAACTQASIAITADRLRWFILNASPDLRIQIERTPALHPVGGLRSTPIAGVILTGGEVDTITGLLCLREGQPFRLLATAEVLSRLDQNPIFEVLSRALVPRIALTPGHKLMLMAPQDGRSGLWVTGFPVPGKVPLYAEAGSARPADALVDGETFGLEISDGVRRLVFVPGCAVMTPDLRLRLDGADCVFFDATLWQDDEMIQAGLGVKTGRRMGHMSISGAGGVFDSFRGLAIERKILIHMNNSNPVLLSDSAERRSAHDHGWDVAHDGMVVSL
- the pqqC gene encoding pyrroloquinoline-quinone synthase PqqC, producing MSPDQLEAALRQIGAERYHNLHPFHRALHDGRLDRIQVQAWALNRYYYQSRIPAKDATLLARLPTPELRREWRLRLIDHDGDAPGTGGVTRWLALTDGLGLDRDLVVSLDALLPATRFAVDAYVSFVRERSILEAIASSLTELFSSSIISERVAGMLRHYDFVSPETLSYFTPRLLQAPRDSDFALAYVREHARTSEQQAAVLDALRFKCSVLWSMLDALEHAYVTPGHVPPGAFRPT
- the pqqD gene encoding pyrroloquinoline quinone biosynthesis peptide chaperone PqqD yields the protein MNETSIPVFVRGTRFQQDKVRDQWVVLAPEKAFLPDPIAVEILKLVDGSRSIGDIIDTLTARFEAPRATIATDVIDLAIDLARRRLLKA